The DNA window AGCAGCAATTAGAGGAAAAACAAACTCGTATTAGTGAGTTAGAGCAACAACTCCAGGAAAATCAAGCTCTCCAGCAGCAGCTAGAGGAAAAACAAACTCGTATCAGTGAGTTAGAGCAACAACTCAACGAGCAACAAGCTCAAGTTGCACAACAAAACCAGAGTTATCAAGCTCTCCAGCAGCAGCTAGAAGAAAAACAAACTCGTATTAGTGAGTTAGAGCAACAACTCCAGGAAAATCAAACTCAAACTGCTAGTGAAATTGAAAAATTACAGCAACAGCTTAACGAACAACAAACTCAGGTAAATCAAAAAAACGCTAGTTACCAATCTCTCCAAAAACAGTCAGCACAACAACAAGCGCAGATTGAATCCTTAGAAAAGCAACTGCATCAACAGCAATCTCAAGTAAATCAACAGCTTGAACAGCTACAGCAAAGTTTAGAACGTAAACAAGCACAAATAGCTAGTCAAGCCGAAAAATATGCTGCTCTCGAAAAGAATTGCTTAGAACAAAAAAGTGCGATCGCTCAACTAGAAAAACAAAAAAGTGAGTTACAGCGTTCTGCTACTTTAGGAGAAGTGCAGTTAAACAAGTGGCGTAACCGCACATTTTCTCGTTAAATTGGCTGATTTTAGAAAGGATTTAAGAAGGATTTCAGGAAAAATGGACGCAATGGAATTTTTCCAGCGTAGTGCTGGTAAATGGCGATCGCAGCGCGTCACTCATCATCTCGCTTTCCGACGTGCTGAGTCAGGTGGTTCGGAAATTTTTGTCGAACCCCTCGCTGCGGACAACCCGAAAGTAATCGAAATCTGTAAGCTACACGATGTTGACCCTAGTTTAGCTGTGGGTGGAGCTTTTGTAAGCTGGGATGGTTCGATGGATTGGGATAAAGAAGGAGAAGAACATAAAGGAACGACCGTTTTTTCGCTCGTTCCCGATCCCGATAATCCCAAAAAAGGACGACTTTTGCGCGAACGAGGCTATGCAGAAATTGTACCCGTCGCTGGTCGTTATGAAATCGATGACGAAGAAGCTTTAGTTTTAGTCACCGACTACGAAACCATGAGTACAACTGAACGCTTTTGGTTTGCTAGTCCAGACTTACGTTTGCGCACTAGCACCGTCACGCGCTTTGGTGGGTTTAGTACCGCTACCTTCTGCGCTGAAAGTCGAATTGACGACACAGCAACCGCAAAAGGCGATTCTAACTCAACTTCCAAACAACTAGAGCCGATCTGTGGTTGGTAAAGTGATTACTCAAGACCCCTTTCTGCGCGGTTCCGAGTATTTACAGTTCGTGCGAGAGTTGGCTCTCTCCCCAGAAATGGTAGATGTGAGTGAAGAAATTAATCTGCGTATCCAAATCTGTAACTGGATCGGGGCTAATATCGATACTGTCAATCGTCGGCTTAATACTTGTCTGGAAGCTTGTCACGCTTGCTTTCATCCCGAAAAGCGTCAAGAAATGCAAATCTGGGCGGCTCCTTTAGCTCAAAAATTCGGTGTAGACGCTTTTTGTAACTTACAAGTCAAGCCTGTGGCGATCTTAGTTGATGTTGGTCGCATCGTACCGCAAGATTGGTTAAGCGTAGTCGTCCACGAATACGCTCACGCTCATCTGGGTTATCCCGGTCACGATCGCCGCTTTTTTGATGTCCTTACTCATCTTTGTCTCGGACTCGGTTTACCACCGCCAACTTACCAACCGGATAATTTAGCCATTTTACCTAATTGGCCCCACTGTCAACCGACTAAACAACCCCTAGCTTTTTGGGTAGGTTCTTGCTGAAATTCTCAGTTAAAAATTTTTGGCAAAAGTTAAGTTTCGTCACAAAAGCTGGACGATAAGATCGCTTTTTGATAAAAAAATCGGGGTAGTAAGCTAAAAAAACTTCACTACCAACCTCTGTCTAGCCGAAAAAATTACCAATTTATAACAAATGATAAGATTTCTAAGTTTTGATGCCTAGACAGTTTTATGATCGAAATTAAACTTTTTAAGATTTCGTAATACGGAGGATATCAAGTGGCTCTTCCTTTATTGGAATACTCGCCTTCGAGCCAAAATCAGCGTGTAGCTGGATACGATTCAGTCTCTAACGAAGAGCAACCCTACATCTATTCCACAGAGTTGCGCTCCCCAGGGGCTGAAATGGACGAAGTGATTTGGGCAGCTTATCGCCAAATCTTCAGCGAACATCAAATTCTCAAATACAATCGTCAGACGGTTCTGGAATCGCAGTTACGCTATGGTCAGCTTAACGTTCGCGATTTTATTCGCGGATTAGCGACTTGCGAAGCATTCCGACGCTTGAACTACGAACCAAACGATAACTACCGTTTCGTTGAGCTTTGCGTCCAACGCATTCTTGGTCGTGATGTTTACAACGAGCGCGAAAAAATTGCTTGGTCGATTGTTTTAGTTACCAAAGGTCTGACGGGCTTCATCGATACTTTGCTTGACAGCGAAGAGTATCTGAACAACTTTGGTTATGACAAAGTTCCTTATCAGCGTCGGCGGGTTTTGTTGCAGCATGATAGTGGCGAAACACCTTTCAACCTGAAGACACCTCGTTATGGTGAATATCATCGAGGTCAGCTTGGTTTCCCCCAAATCGTTTGGCAGAACCCAGTGCGCCGCTTTATTCCCCAAGACAAGATTGCCAGAGCGGGCGATCCTTCTCAATTCTTGGGTATGGCACGCGGGCTAAACGCTCAAAACAACACCACGCCGAAAGTTGGTGCAGGAAATATCGATTATTTGTCGAAAGTTCCTTACCGCAGAAGATAGGTAATATTTTTTAGCTGAATGCGGCTGAGGCAGTTGCAGATTAGCAGGATGATTCTGAGTGGGAGTTATTTTGTTAATTGGTAACTGCCTCTATTTGTTTGGCTGTTTGGTTAAATTCGTCGTCGTAGTACGTCGAGTAATTTGGTAAATTCGGCGGGTAAGGGCGCGATCGCTTCTATCTCTTTTTCGGTGACGGGATGGATCAAGGATAGTTTTCTCGCGTGTAGTGCTTGTCCTGATAAGTTTACTTTGACAGAACGATTAGAACTGTAAGTGCGATCGCCGACGATCGGATGACCGATGTGACTGCTATGAACGCGAATTTGGTGCGTCCGTCCGGTTTCCAGACGAAATTCCATTAAGGTATAGTTACCCAATTCTTCGATAACTCGCCAGTGGGTGACAGCGTTACGTCCGTTTTTGTCGAGAGGCGCGATCGCCATTTTTTTGCGGTCAACTGGATGACGACCGATCGGTTGGTCAATCGTCCCCTCATTTGTGGCTGGACGACCGTAGACGATGCCCCAATACTCTCTTTGGGCTGTTTTCGCCTTTAGCTGTGCTTGTAAGTGCTGGTGGGCAAAATCTGTCTTCGCTACGGCGATCGCGCCCGTGGTATCCTTATCCAAACGGTGAACAATTCCCGGACGTTCCACCCCACCAATCCCCGCCAAATCGTGACAATGTGCTAACAAAGCATTGACAAGCGTACCACTTTCATGTCCCGGCGCAGGATGAACTACTAAACCCGCAGGTTTGTTGAGAATAATCAGCGCATCATCTTCATAGAGAATATCTAAAGGAATCGCTTCTGGCTCTAATTCTAGAGGTTTGTTAGCGGGAATTGAGACACAGATAGCATCTGAAGTTTTTACCTTCGTCTTTTTTTCGGTACAGACAGCCCCATTTAAGGTAACATTACCAGACTCGATTAAACTTTGGAGACGCGATCGGGACAAATCCGTTAACTGAGAAGCAAGATAACGATCTAAACGCATTTGTTTTTCAATGTGTATAAGCCTTAACTGGTGGAGGTTTTGTCTCTATCATACAATTAGTAATGCTATTTTACTCAGCCATTACTCACAAAGCTTTTTAGAGCATTAAGTCGAATTATTGCTGAGTCTACGGTTGAGAAGAATGAGAAGGAGTTGGAGTCGATTGTTCCGGATATTGAGGAGATACATTTAGGTAAGGCGAGTGATTAGATAAAAAAAAGGACGGGTTTTAACCTATCCTTTGCAGAAAAATGGAAAGCATCTTTACCAAGTCCTCTCTTCGTTATTTGATCATTTTTTGATGATCAAAAAGGGAGGTAATAACGGGCTGTTTACCTCTTCGAATAGAGCTATAGTGTTATGGGTTCTGTAGTATGAGAGTACGCTGTTTATATTTTACAGGATTACAGTTTTATTTCTCTCGGTATTGTTTTTCTAGTTCGTAGCGTTGTAGTTGTAGTTGTAGGCTTTCGTTCTCTGCTTTGTAACGTTCGACTTCTGTTTTGTAACGTTCGTTCTCTGTTTCTGTGGCTGCTAATTTAGCTTTTAAGGTGTCTATTTCATTCTGTTTACCTCGTAGGTCATTTAATGCAGATTGTAAGCCTTCGAGTTTGCTTTCTTGACCTTGGTAACGTAGGTAAGTTGTTTGGTTCATTGCTACTGTGTGACCCAAGCTGTTGGCTATCGCGAGGTGGTTTAAGCCTGCTTGGTGCATTCGTATGTTGCAGGCGTGGCGTAGCTTGTGGGCAGTGAAAGGAATGTTTTTTCGCCACCACCAAGCGTTGAAGGCGTTACTGCCTTGTATATTACCCCTGGCTCTTTTTAGTGGGTTCTTATACTCTGGCAATACCTCGCTGAAGGGTTGGTTAACCAAGTCGAAAGTCTCAAACCAATTTTTACCTTCAGGCATAAACGGGAGTGCTAGACGTTTACCTGTTTTACCTCCACTAATTACTAAGATTTTCTCAGTGTTGGTTGGGTCATTAATAGCAGGGATTATCTTATCATTACCTTGATATTTAATCGTTTCTGTTGGGTCATTTTCATCATCATTGTCTACTGCGATAAATTCTCCATTTCTTATCAAGATTGGATTATCCCAATTCATGATAGAAAAGGCTTCGTGGACTCGTAAGCCATAAATGGCAAGGATTCCGTAAAACCTCAGAGTCTTTCTGTTCCGGATTCCTTTCCCTTTTTCTCTTGAGTTTATAACCCAGCGCTCGTAAATGTCATGCCAGGTTTCCTCTATCTCTCTGTCGGTTGGTAGATAATCATTGTGCTTTTTGGTCGGCACATTCTGAATTGTTTTTTCCGCCCAGACTAAATACTTGGTAGGTAATTCCAGTACAGCAAGGTTTCGCTTGAAGGTTTTAAGATGCCTTTTCGCCAGCGACCCTTTTAACCCACTATCTATTAGCCACTGAGACAAAGCTTTCAGAGTAAATTCGTCGTTATTGTTTTGCCATGTTTCAAAGTGGGAAAAACTGTGGTAATACACTGCATCTGAATTTTTCAGCTTGTTCTTACGCCCCTCCCAGTCGTTATTAATTACTTCCCAAGCGTCATGAAAGGTTAGCTTCTGTTCGGTGGCTGCTGCGGTTGATTGCTGTTGGCGCGTCTTCGGTTTGCGTCCGATTAACTCGTCTTTCCATTCGTCGCTGTAGGTGCCACTTGTAAACTAATTGACTCAGAAATATTTTAACCACAGAACTCATCAATCCTATTCTCTCAGATTGAAAATCCGATCTTCAAATCAAGAAATAACCTCTCCCCCAACCCCTCTCCTACCAGGAGAGGGGAGCAGAATTAGTTAAGATTAAAAACTGCAAACTATTTCTTACTCTCCCTTCCCTTGAAGGGAAGGGGGTTGGGGGGTTAGGTTAGACAGTTATTAGGAGAAAAAATTCCAGTAATTTGAGCACTTACCCCCTTTTCAAATCAAGAAATAACCTCTCCCCCAACCCCTCTCCTACCAGGAGAGGGGAGCAGAATTAGTTAAGATTAAAAACTGCAAACTATTTCTTACTCTCCCTTCCCTTGAAGGGAAGGGGGTTGGGGGGTTAGGTTAGACAATTATTAGGAGAAAAAATTCCAGTAATTTGAGCACTTACCCCCTTTTCAAATCAAGAAATAACCTCTCCCCCAACCCCTCTCCTAGTAGGAGAGGTGAGCAGAATTAGTTAAGATTAAAAACTGCAAACTATTTCTTACTCTCCCTTCCCTTGAAGGGAAGGGGGTTGGGGGGTTAGGTTAGACAATTATTAGGAGAAAAAATCCAGTAATTTGAGGTAAGTTCACCATTTTTATAATATTTTTAATTTCCATATCTTTTCTACATCCCTAATTCTTGTTTTACCTTTTTCTGCTGAATTAACTATATAAACTAGCGACAAATTCACCATAACCATTGTAAGGTAAAGTCTGTTTGCGTACCCAAGCAATTTCTGAAGATTCACCGATAAATTTTTCGCTTGCTTGCGACCAACGGGGATGAGGTTTATCGGGATTTACGTTAGCAATATAATCGTATTCATTCGGGACAGTTGTATGCCAAAATGTTGCTGGTTGTGTTTCGACAAACTCAATTTTAACAATCGATTTTGCGCCCTTAAAACCATATTTCCAAGGCAAAACTGCGCGAATTGGCGCACCATGTTGTTTTGGCAATTCTTTGCCATATATTCCCACAGCAAAAAAGGCTAATTCATTCGCCATTTCTTCAATACTTAAAGACTCGGTATAGGGCCAAGGGAGGGAACCAAAATGTAGAGTTGGTCCGGTGGTGATTTCTGGGTCGTAAAAAGAGCTAAATTTAACAAATTTTGCTTTAGAAGTTGGTTCTACGTCTTCAATAATTGCTTTCATCGGGAAACCAATCCAAGGAAGTGCCATTGACCAAGCTTCTACGCAACGAAAGCGATAATTTCGTTCTTCTAAAGAAAATCTTTTTTTGATGTCGTCGAGGTCGTAGTTGCGAGGTTTTTTTACTAATCCAGTTACTTTTACTTGCCAATCTTCGGTAGGTAAATTTTGGGCATTCATCCAAATCCTTTTGTTGCCGCCAAATTCATAAAAGTTGTTGTATTGTCCGGCTACGAGATTGTTAGTTAATGGTCGGTCTAATTCGGATTCGGTGAAAGTGGGGTTAGTTCTAACTGGCTTTAATTTTGGTGTGTCTAAGGTTGCTTCTAAAGCAGTTTGTGAGGATGATTTTTGACAGCCTGTAGTGGTGAGTATGCTGCCGCCGATGCTAGCTCCGATGATGCTTTTGATGAAGCGGCGACGGTTGAAGTAGGCTTTTTCTGAGGTTAGTTTTGATTCGGGTATTTGCCAGGGTTTGGATATGTGAATGAAGGTCATTTTTTTGGAGATGAATTGTTTTTTTAGGTTCGCGCATTCGGCGGAGCCGTTCTCGTTTCGAGTAGGGGCAAAGTCGCAAAGAAAGAAGGACGCGAAGTGGTTTTGACAAGTTGATTTTATATTATTTACGTCATCTTGAGCGAAGGGTTCGCGTAGCGTTCTCCGAAGGAGTAGGATCTATGGAGATTGTTTGTTTTGCTCAGGATGAGATTTTATTGACATTTTATTAAATTTTGGGTGGAAAAGTGGGAAGTTAAAGAATGTGTTTGTGGAAGGTTAGGTTTGGGTAGGTGAGGGGCATAATAAGTTTAATCTTGAGTTTACTGGGGTGAAGCTATGGCTCGTCTGAATAATAAAGCTTGGCAATTTCTTTGTGCGGAAGTGGAAAGATGTGCTGCAAATAATCCTGCTACGGGTGATGTTTCTCGCGATCTTGTTTTGAAGCGGTTGGAAAAGATGCGAGTAGGGAAGGGGGCGTTAGCTACTGAGGCTGAAATACGGGAAGTTGTAATCGATCTTTTTCCAAATTTTAGTGAGAAGGCGATTAAGTCAGCAGCTAAGGCGAATAAGGGTTTTAGTCCTTTGATGATTATCCCATCTCTAGGGTTAGGTTTGGTGGGTTTGGCGGGGCTAATTTGGCTGGTTAATTTACCTTACCCGATGATTCGCCGTCCGGTGGCAAAAACGGCACCAATTTTGCTGTTACCAAGTTATATGAGTATGGATCATAATTATCGGGAGGCGATCGCTAATGTTGAACAAGCAGATCAACTTGTGAATAAAGCAACGAGTTTGGCTGATTTTCAACTTGGTGCGGAAAAGGTGAAGCAGTCACAAGAACATCTGAATGCACTTCCGGTTTGGTTTCTGGGCTATGAACCAAAAGCTTATTGTACTTTTTTTGGTTGTAGTTGGAAGTTTACGGTGGATGAGTTTCAGCAAGCGCGGGCGAAAATTGGACGCATGGAAGCGCAAATTTTCCAGGAAACTAATGCGATGACTCAACTTGAGGAAGGGGAGACGAGTTTAAATCAAGCTAAGAGTCAGTATGAACAAGCTAAAAATACTCAGGAACAAAAAAGTGCGATCGCGGCTTGGCAGTCTGCTCTTGATACTTTGGAACAACTGCCTTCTACTACTCTAGCGGCAAAAAATGCACAAAGTAAACTCAATGCTTATCAGCGCGATTTTCAGGCGGTTACTGGCGAAGTTTCCGCAAGTCAACGTAGTGATACTATTATCGCTGCTGCAAAACAATATGCGATCGCCGCAGCCCAAGCTAGTCAAAATCCTCCCCATCCGGTTGCAAAGTGGAAACAAATTGAGGATTTGTGGAAACAAGCTATCCAACAATTATCACAAATTCGTTTAGAAGATTCTAGTTACCTCGAAGCCCAAACTTTACTCGCTAGCTATCAGGTAAACTTAAATCAAATCCAGTTACGGCGAGAAGCTGAAACTGCTGCTGTGACTGCTTTTGAACGCGCCCAAAGCCAAACCCAAAGTTTGCTCGCTGCTACTCCTGATGACCCTAATTTAGTCGATCGTCCTCGTACCGCCGCTAAATTACAAGCAATTATTAACGAATTGTCTAAGGTGCAAAATGGTACAACTGTTTACCCTCAAGCACAAGAACAATTAATTTTTGCCCAAAATAAACTTAAGCAACTTCAGTAATTCATTTAAATTAGAATACATAAATATAATTATTTGTCAAGAATTAAACGAGGTATCTTTACCAAATTTTACTAGCAAGATTCGCAAGTAAAGAAGAGGTAAAGGAGACCTTT is part of the Oscillatoria salina IIICB1 genome and encodes:
- the msrP gene encoding protein-methionine-sulfoxide reductase catalytic subunit MsrP, whose product is MTFIHISKPWQIPESKLTSEKAYFNRRRFIKSIIGASIGGSILTTTGCQKSSSQTALEATLDTPKLKPVRTNPTFTESELDRPLTNNLVAGQYNNFYEFGGNKRIWMNAQNLPTEDWQVKVTGLVKKPRNYDLDDIKKRFSLEERNYRFRCVEAWSMALPWIGFPMKAIIEDVEPTSKAKFVKFSSFYDPEITTGPTLHFGSLPWPYTESLSIEEMANELAFFAVGIYGKELPKQHGAPIRAVLPWKYGFKGAKSIVKIEFVETQPATFWHTTVPNEYDYIANVNPDKPHPRWSQASEKFIGESSEIAWVRKQTLPYNGYGEFVASLYS
- a CDS encoding coiled-coil domain-containing protein gives rise to the protein MARLNNKAWQFLCAEVERCAANNPATGDVSRDLVLKRLEKMRVGKGALATEAEIREVVIDLFPNFSEKAIKSAAKANKGFSPLMIIPSLGLGLVGLAGLIWLVNLPYPMIRRPVAKTAPILLLPSYMSMDHNYREAIANVEQADQLVNKATSLADFQLGAEKVKQSQEHLNALPVWFLGYEPKAYCTFFGCSWKFTVDEFQQARAKIGRMEAQIFQETNAMTQLEEGETSLNQAKSQYEQAKNTQEQKSAIAAWQSALDTLEQLPSTTLAAKNAQSKLNAYQRDFQAVTGEVSASQRSDTIIAAAKQYAIAAAQASQNPPHPVAKWKQIEDLWKQAIQQLSQIRLEDSSYLEAQTLLASYQVNLNQIQLRREAETAAVTAFERAQSQTQSLLAATPDDPNLVDRPRTAAKLQAIINELSKVQNGTTVYPQAQEQLIFAQNKLKQLQ
- a CDS encoding RluA family pseudouridine synthase; its protein translation is MRLDRYLASQLTDLSRSRLQSLIESGNVTLNGAVCTEKKTKVKTSDAICVSIPANKPLELEPEAIPLDILYEDDALIILNKPAGLVVHPAPGHESGTLVNALLAHCHDLAGIGGVERPGIVHRLDKDTTGAIAVAKTDFAHQHLQAQLKAKTAQREYWGIVYGRPATNEGTIDQPIGRHPVDRKKMAIAPLDKNGRNAVTHWRVIEELGNYTLMEFRLETGRTHQIRVHSSHIGHPIVGDRTYSSNRSVKVNLSGQALHARKLSLIHPVTEKEIEAIAPLPAEFTKLLDVLRRRI
- a CDS encoding phycobilisome rod-core linker polypeptide produces the protein MALPLLEYSPSSQNQRVAGYDSVSNEEQPYIYSTELRSPGAEMDEVIWAAYRQIFSEHQILKYNRQTVLESQLRYGQLNVRDFIRGLATCEAFRRLNYEPNDNYRFVELCVQRILGRDVYNEREKIAWSIVLVTKGLTGFIDTLLDSEEYLNNFGYDKVPYQRRRVLLQHDSGETPFNLKTPRYGEYHRGQLGFPQIVWQNPVRRFIPQDKIARAGDPSQFLGMARGLNAQNNTTPKVGAGNIDYLSKVPYRRR
- a CDS encoding phycobiliprotein lyase; the protein is MDAMEFFQRSAGKWRSQRVTHHLAFRRAESGGSEIFVEPLAADNPKVIEICKLHDVDPSLAVGGAFVSWDGSMDWDKEGEEHKGTTVFSLVPDPDNPKKGRLLRERGYAEIVPVAGRYEIDDEEALVLVTDYETMSTTERFWFASPDLRLRTSTVTRFGGFSTATFCAESRIDDTATAKGDSNSTSKQLEPICGW